In one Dreissena polymorpha isolate Duluth1 chromosome 7, UMN_Dpol_1.0, whole genome shotgun sequence genomic region, the following are encoded:
- the LOC127838619 gene encoding uncharacterized protein LOC127838619 — translation MKQEMDRIIRYDFSELGSNARTSEDETVYAWELFLQDIEDGIVTTTMAELLSFISGAASIPPVAFKSRLRYISICKKTEWPVFHMHQHVLWTCGCLEDRHPRAYLPFY, via the exons ATGAAACAGGAGATGGACAGAATCATTCGGTATGATTTCAGTGAACTCGGATCTAATGCCAGGACGTCTGAAGATGAGACTGTCTACGCATGGGAGCTCTTTTTGCAGGACATTGAAG ATGGAATTGTTACCACAACCATGGCAGAATTGCTGTCGTTCATTTCCGGAGCGGCCAGCATTCCCCCTGTGGCTTTCAAAAGCCGATTGAGATACATTTCTATATGCAAGAAGACGGAGTGGCCCGTCTTCCATATGCATCAACATGTTCTCTGGACTTGTGGCTGCCTAGAGGACAGACACCCGAGAGCTTATCTACCCTTCTATTGA